From Nicotiana tomentosiformis unplaced genomic scaffold, ASM39032v3 Un00008, whole genome shotgun sequence, a single genomic window includes:
- the LOC104111650 gene encoding probable mitochondrial adenine nucleotide transporter BTL1 produces MAAESQSQKKSYCIVGDVYRGVMIVPKELDLSPTKDLMHHQINLQLKFPDVGRAFTNFTRTREVGEFLSGALAGAMTKAVLAPLETIRTRMVVGVGSKNIGTSFIQVIEQQGWKGLWAGNTINMLRIIPTQAIELATFECVKRAMNSAQEKWINTGNPKLQIGNASMSFSLSWLSPVAVAGAAAGVAGTLACHPLEVLKDRLTVNPEVYPSLCIAVHKIYKEGGIGGLYAGLGPTIIGMLPYSTCYYFMYETMKKSYCQAQKKKSLSRAEMLLIGAFSGLTASTISYPLEVARKRLMVGALHGKCPPHMVAALSEVIRDEGLLGLYRGWGASCLKVMPSSGITWMFYEAWKDILLADRRHVLQ; encoded by the exons ATGGCTGCGGAATCCCAATCGCAGAAGAAGAGTTACTGTATCGTCGGAGATGTATATCGTGGTGTCATGATTGTACCCAAGGAGTTGGACCTTTCTCCTACCAAGGATCTCATGCACCATCAAATTAACCTTCAACTCAAGTTCCCTGACGTGGGTCGAGCCTTTACC AATTTTACCAGGACTAGAGAAGTCGGTGAATTTCTCAGTGGTGCTTTGGCTGGGGCGATGACCAAGGCCGTTCTAGCTCCTCTTGAAACCATCAG GACAAGAATGGTAGTCGGTGTTGGGTCCAAAAACATTGGTACAAGTTTTATTCAGGTTATTGAGCAGCAGGGTTGGAAAGGGCTGTGGGCTGGTAACACAATCAACATGTTACGGATAATTCCTACACAGGCAATTGAACTTGCTACATTTGAGTGTGTCAAGCGAGCAATGAATTCGGCACAAGAGAAATGGATCAATACTGGCAACCCCAAGCTACAGATTGGTAATGCTAGCATGAGCTTTTCTCTCTCATGGCTGTCGCCAGTTGCTGTTGCTGGTGCTGCTGCTGGAGTTGCAGGCACACTTGCATGTCATCCGCTTGAAGTGCTGAAG GATCGGCTGACTGTGAATCCTGAGGTCTACCCCAGTCTATGCATTGCAGTTCACAAGATTTACAAGGAGGGTGGAATTGGAGGCTTGTATGCTGGACTTGGGCCAACAATAATTGGCATGCTCCCATATAGCACTTGTTACTATTTCATGTACGAGACAATGAAGAAATCATATTGCCAAGCACAGAAGAAAAAATCTCTAAGCCGTGCAGAGATGCTTCTTATTGGAGCTTTCTCGG GTTTAACAGCTAGCACTATCAGTTACCCATTGGAGGTGGCAAGAAAGCGGCTAATGGTGGGTGCTTTGCATGGTAAATGTCCACCTCACATGGTGGCAGCACTTTCAGAAGTCATTAGGGATGAGGGTTTGTTAGGCCTTTATAGAGGCTGGGGTGCGAGTTGCCTAAAAGTAATGCCATCATCAGGCATTACTTGGATGTTCTATGAAGCTTGGAAAGACATATTGCTTGCTGATAGACGTCATGTGTTACAGTAG